ATGACCTGTCGACGTTTTTGCCGCGCCGGGATCCAGATCATGCACCAGAGGATGATCGCGGCGAGACCGAGTATCCCCATGACTGGGTCGAGGAATGGCGGGTTGCCGGTGAGGTTGCTGATGATGGCGACCAGGATGGTGAGGCCGGTGAAGATCCAGGCGAGGGTTTTCTTGGTCATGGTTCTCTCGTTTCAGTTAAGGCGCGCCAGAGGAATTCGGCGCGGTCGTAATTGTGGGGGTTGGTGAGCCACACCTTGAGCATGCGGGGAATTACTCGCAGCTGGTCGGCCCAAGTCTCTGGGTGGTCGGGGAAGTCGAGTGCGCACTGGGCTACGCGCTCGGCGGTGATCAGAAAGCCTGCAGCCCACTCGTCGGCTCTCGCCTCGCTCGACCCCCTGTAGTGGTGGCCGAGCTCGTGAGCGAGCGTGCAACGCTCTGTGACGGCGTGGAGGCCGTGACGGAGGACGATGAGCCGATGGCCGGGGTAGTAGCGACCACGCTCTTCGATGTCGGCGTGAACGACTTCGAGGCCGAGGTCGGCGGCGTGATCGTACGGGCTCCACATGCCTGCATGATCACGCCAGCCTCCGACATCAGTCCTCTATCGGGTCGTCTTCGTGGTCACGTCGGGTGTCGGCGGCGTACGGTTCGCCCTCGAGGTCGGCGAGCACGGACACGGGCATCGAGAAGCGAGAGTCGGCGGGGATCACGTTGCCGTCATACTCCGACCGAGCGCGTGCAGCCTCGCTCACAGGGAGGCCCATCTGCTCAGAGTCTTCGGCGCGGCGAAGAATCTCGCGCGCGATCTCCACGTCGGAGGCCGACTCGAGTGCCGCGGCGATTGGTGGAATGTTCGCTTCTTCGGAGGTGATGAAGCCTGCCGCGACGAGCGCATCGAGGACGCTGAGGTTGTATGCGCGAGCGATCTTGACGACGAGGGCTGCGTCAAGCGAGGACGAGCCGGAGAGTTGGCGGCTGAGGGTGCTCTGGGCGACGTCTGCCTTGGCGGCGATATCGCGGGTGGATGCGCCATTGGTGTGGATGCTGAGCCATGTGTTGTAAGTCACGCCTCTAGTGTGACTCACTTTTGCATCAGTAGCAATAGTGATTCACTACTTGCAAACTTGGATCAAGTGATGCACTATTGATTTCACCGATCCGAAACCGGGTCGAGGAACTTAGCCAAGGAGGCGATATGCCAAAGCTCAAACTGCGAGTCGGGGTGATCGACCGCGTGAAGGAACTGCGGAGCATCCCGTCCGATGCGGTTATGGCTCGCATGATCGGCGTTGACCGCGCAACTCTCAATCGAGTGCGGAACGGGCAGGAGCCCACCGGCCGGTTCGTGGCTGGCGCGGTGGATGCGTTCGGTATGGGCATCGGAGAACTGTTCGAGGTTGTCGCTTCTGACGACGCAGACCAGGTCGACGACGACCTCGCGGCCTAGCCGCCACCGGCACCTCTGAGCGTGCCTCTCTCGCTGCCCCTATCGGGGCGGTAATCGTCGCGCCATCGCGACCCCTACAACTCCATAGCTCGCACCAGGCGGAAACGCTGACCGGACACCACGCCGGTCGGTGGTCATAGCCACAGCAACTGCTGGCAGGTAGCGGAAAGCCCCGAAGACGGTAGCGAGCTCACAAATCCCATCCCCGGTAGGTCCCGGAGAGATGGAACACAGACGCAAGAGAACGGCCCCGCGCAGGTGCAACTGCCGGGGCCACGAACGAATTGAAAGGACTCGTCATGACGAATCTTACCGAGCGCGACCTACGCGCAATCAACCAGCGCAATCAGAAAAACCCGATCCAGGCAAACGCTGACCAGTTCCCCGACAAGGGCGACGGGCTCGGGCGAGGCCTTCAAGACATCCGTGCAGACCTCTCGACTCGCAAGGATCGCGGGCTCAGCTCGCTCATCCCGAACGGAGAGACGAAGTGACGGTTGCTGAAATAATCGCGCACCCACTCGCTGACCGGTTCCCGATGCTCCCTGACGATGAGCTGCATCGGCTCGCTGATGACATTCGAGAGAACGGTCTACAGAATCCGATCATCGTGGATGACTCAGGTCGCATCCTCGACGGCAGGAATCGCGCGGCAGCGTGCAAGCTCGCCGGGGTTGAGCCGAGCGTTGAACCGTTCGAGGGTGCAGAGGACGAGGCCGCGGCGTTCGTGCTTTCGCAGAACGTCTCACGCAGGCACATGACCACGGGCCAGCAGGCGATGAGCACCGCGCTCGTGCTCGCTGACACCGGCAAACGTGAGAACGGTCGGTGGGCGCGTAATGCGGTTCCATCCGATACTTCCGGATCCGGAAGTAGGCAGTGGGCGCAACGCATGGCGGAGGCTGGCGCGATCCTCGACCACGCTCCCGACATTGCAGAGCAGGTTGTCAACGGTGGCATGGCGCTCGACGCTGCCTATAAAGAGGTCGAGCGTCGCCGTGACGTGGAGCGTCGCAACCTCGAAGAGCAGGAGCGGATGGAGGCCGAAGAGGCTGACCGGCTCGCTCACCTGCTAGAGGCCGCTCCCGACTACGCGGCGCGCATCGGCACCGACTTCCCCACGGCACGGCAGGCATACGCGGCCTGGGAGGACGACCACAAGCGGGAAGCTGCGCAGCGTCGCCGCGAGCAGATGGAGCGCGAGCAGCAGGAGCGCGAAGCTCGCAAGGGCCGCATATCCCTGTTCACTTCCATTGCCAAATCAATCGCGACCTGTTCGGGATATGGCAATTACGCGAACCTCGACAAGCTCAGGGCTGAATACAGGCCGGACGAGCTTGACCGGAATATCACATCCGAATTTTCAAACGGTCAGCTCGATAAGGGGATTCGGTTCCTCACCTTGCTGAAGGAATGGAACGAAAGCTAATGTCCAATTTTTTTGAGAACGTTTACGACAACATCGTCTTGGGTGCGAACGGCGCGATAAGCAAGGCCGCGGCACGGGAAGCGTTTCAGGCCGAACTTGCTCGGATCGTTCGCGATGGCGAATTGCCGGGCACCGTAGAGCTTGAGATGAACGCCGACATCTGGGCGACCTATATCTACCACGAGCGGATCACGAAGATGCGCGACCGACGTAGAGCGAGTCTCCTGCGTGAGTGCCAAAACATTGGCTCTGCACTGTTTGGCCGCGAGATCGACCCGACGACACTCAACCAGGCATACCCGGACGGCTACGGCAATGATCTTTCGCTGCGGTATTGGTCGCGCGAAACGTATGCCGGGTCGAAATCGACACGTCAAGAAAAAGCGCTTGAGGCTACTGAGAAGGCGAATGAGTTCGCTATGGCCGTGCAGCCAATCCTCGACGCATTCGACAGGTCGGGGGCCGTGTTCACGTGGCAGCTATTCGAGAAGGCGGAGGTCAAGTAATGCTCGTCAAGGAACTTATTGCAGAACTGCTCGAGCACGACGGTGATGACGAAGTGCAGCTCGGTCTTACGTTTGGGCCTGGCGTGCAGTACGTCGGGTTCGGCGTATCGAGCGAGCTAGACGGGTTCTACGGAAACATCATGCAGCTCGCGCTCCGGTCGAGTATCGAGATCGATGTGGCGCAGATGAAGGCCGATCACGCATTCAAAGCCGACTTCGGAGGGCACCTCTAATGCGCACCCTCGACAAGCTCTACTTCCTCCTGACCCGCAAGCAGGGGAGGCGGGGCAAATGACTGTCATCCCAATCGGCACATTCGCGGAACCCGAAGAGCACCAGCACATTAACCGCCCGCTCGTGGTGTCCCCGGAAACCCTCGGGAAGCTGATCGAAGTATCCCCGCAAACCCTCTCCGACTGGCGCAAGACATGGCGTGACGGGAAGACAGGGGAGGGGCCGCGGTTCTTCAAAGTCGGTCGACTCGTGAGGTATCGACTCGAGGTGGTGGAGACGTGGCTGAGCGACCTCGAGAGCAAGTGAACGACGTAATCGGCCACCTCTGCGAAGACGAATACGACTCCCTCGACGAGGCCCTCGAAGCATTCAAGGAAAGGATCCGTGATGCCGAGCTATTCGATTGAGCACTGCGAGGAACAACTCGCGAAGGTCGACGCCGATCTTGCGGCGCTCGAAGATCGCCCGCGGTTCGACCACGGGATGCTCAACATCCCCTTATCCAAGCGGGTCGACATCAACG
This DNA window, taken from Gulosibacter molinativorax, encodes the following:
- a CDS encoding helix-turn-helix domain-containing protein; the protein is MTYNTWLSIHTNGASTRDIAAKADVAQSTLSRQLSGSSSLDAALVVKIARAYNLSVLDALVAAGFITSEEANIPPIAAALESASDVEIAREILRRAEDSEQMGLPVSEAARARSEYDGNVIPADSRFSMPVSVLADLEGEPYAADTRRDHEDDPIED
- a CDS encoding ParB N-terminal domain-containing protein gives rise to the protein MTVAEIIAHPLADRFPMLPDDELHRLADDIRENGLQNPIIVDDSGRILDGRNRAAACKLAGVEPSVEPFEGAEDEAAAFVLSQNVSRRHMTTGQQAMSTALVLADTGKRENGRWARNAVPSDTSGSGSRQWAQRMAEAGAILDHAPDIAEQVVNGGMALDAAYKEVERRRDVERRNLEEQERMEAEEADRLAHLLEAAPDYAARIGTDFPTARQAYAAWEDDHKREAAQRRREQMEREQQEREARKGRISLFTSIAKSIATCSGYGNYANLDKLRAEYRPDELDRNITSEFSNGQLDKGIRFLTLLKEWNES
- a CDS encoding helix-turn-helix transcriptional regulator, which translates into the protein MTVIPIGTFAEPEEHQHINRPLVVSPETLGKLIEVSPQTLSDWRKTWRDGKTGEGPRFFKVGRLVRYRLEVVETWLSDLESK
- a CDS encoding transcriptional regulator; amino-acid sequence: MPKLKLRVGVIDRVKELRSIPSDAVMARMIGVDRATLNRVRNGQEPTGRFVAGAVDAFGMGIGELFEVVASDDADQVDDDLAA
- a CDS encoding ImmA/IrrE family metallo-endopeptidase — translated: MWSPYDHAADLGLEVVHADIEERGRYYPGHRLIVLRHGLHAVTERCTLAHELGHHYRGSSEARADEWAAGFLITAERVAQCALDFPDHPETWADQLRVIPRMLKVWLTNPHNYDRAEFLWRALTETREP